One Bacillota bacterium DNA window includes the following coding sequences:
- a CDS encoding ABC transporter ATP-binding protein yields the protein MSVDGALVGLDGVSRAFSVAGRQVWAVRDVSMEVGPGETFCVVGESGCGKTTTGRILAGLMRPTLGRVHFRGKDLWRLPRGEFAEFRRSVQIVHQNPYASLNPLHTVERILSAPLLRYHPELGRQGARGRAAELLGLVGLTPPEEFLGKLPHQLSGGQRQRISIARAMTVDPSVVVADEPVSMVDVSLRAGILRVLERLRDEVGVGFLFITHDLAVARYFGRRGRIGVMYLGRLVEVGPTEAVVSNPSHPYTRILLSAVAEPDPRGTRTQQRIAPRSLDVPSLLRVPGGCAFHPRCPWYEPEVCDKRFPELRQLEIGRKVACHLVDERGELPNNP from the coding sequence GTGAGCGTTGACGGTGCCCTCGTCGGGCTGGACGGCGTCTCCAGGGCGTTCAGCGTAGCCGGGCGACAGGTATGGGCCGTGCGGGACGTCTCGATGGAGGTCGGCCCCGGCGAGACGTTTTGCGTGGTCGGTGAGAGCGGGTGCGGCAAGACCACCACCGGGCGGATCCTGGCCGGTCTCATGCGGCCAACACTCGGGCGGGTTCATTTCCGGGGAAAAGACCTGTGGCGGCTGCCTCGCGGGGAGTTTGCCGAGTTCCGGCGCAGCGTGCAGATCGTTCACCAGAACCCTTATGCATCCCTGAACCCTCTCCACACCGTGGAGCGCATCCTCTCGGCCCCGTTGCTGCGGTACCACCCCGAACTGGGCCGCCAGGGTGCTCGCGGGCGCGCAGCCGAGCTGCTGGGCCTGGTGGGCCTGACCCCGCCGGAGGAGTTTCTCGGAAAGCTGCCCCACCAGCTGAGCGGGGGCCAGCGCCAGCGGATAAGCATTGCCCGGGCCATGACTGTGGATCCATCCGTGGTGGTGGCCGACGAGCCGGTCTCCATGGTCGACGTGAGCCTGCGGGCCGGCATTCTACGGGTTCTCGAACGGTTGCGAGATGAGGTAGGGGTGGGGTTCCTGTTCATCACGCACGACCTGGCCGTTGCCCGGTACTTCGGCCGGCGGGGCCGGATCGGTGTGATGTACCTCGGGCGGCTGGTCGAAGTCGGCCCCACGGAAGCCGTGGTGTCGAACCCGTCCCACCCCTACACGCGAATTCTGCTTTCGGCCGTTGCCGAGCCCGATCCCAGGGGAACCCGCACGCAGCAGCGCATTGCACCAAGGAGCCTGGACGTACCGAGCCTGCTTCGGGTCCCGGGGGGATGCGCGTTTCACCCGCGGTGCCCGTGGTACGAGCCGGAGGTCTGCGACAAGCGCTTCCCCGAGCTCCGCCAGCTCGAGATCGGCCGCAAAGTGGCCTGTCACCTGGTTGACGAAAGGGGGGAACTGCCGAATAACCCATGA
- a CDS encoding ABC transporter ATP-binding protein, whose protein sequence is MQGRSDSGPGRTITVLQVEGLSVEYATSSGPLRAVEGASFRLHAGETLVIVGESGCGKTTLALGILRLLPRSASVTGGSVRFFFDGRAVEVTRLADHDLREVRWRVAAVVFQSALNAFNPLLRIRDHFLETAAAHGMRYRRGVLGKARKLLEMVQLEADRVLQAYPHELSGGMRQRALLALALLLDPKVLILDEPATALDILTQRSIIALLRSLKERLGLTLLLISHDLSLAAELADRVVTMYAGRIVEVGPVDEVFYRPSHPYTLALLESVPRLRGELHELRVLPGAPPSLVAPPAGCAFAARCPIARDICFRSVPELRALSGGRMSACHFAESQLEAVAAGEREPLAGER, encoded by the coding sequence CTGCGGGCCGTGGAAGGTGCCAGCTTCCGGCTGCATGCGGGCGAAACCCTGGTCATCGTCGGCGAGAGCGGATGCGGAAAAACAACGCTGGCATTGGGGATTCTTCGGCTGCTGCCTCGGTCGGCCAGCGTGACGGGAGGCTCGGTGCGGTTTTTCTTCGACGGCCGGGCCGTTGAGGTCACCCGACTGGCCGACCACGATCTGCGGGAGGTTCGCTGGAGGGTGGCGGCCGTGGTGTTCCAATCGGCGCTCAATGCGTTCAACCCGCTGCTTCGAATCCGCGACCACTTCCTCGAGACGGCGGCTGCCCACGGTATGAGGTATCGCCGCGGTGTGCTCGGCAAGGCGCGCAAACTTCTCGAGATGGTCCAGCTGGAGGCAGACCGCGTGCTCCAGGCCTACCCACACGAACTGAGCGGCGGGATGCGCCAGCGGGCGCTCCTGGCGCTCGCCCTGTTGCTCGACCCGAAGGTCCTGATCCTGGACGAACCGGCTACGGCGCTCGATATTCTCACACAGCGCAGCATCATCGCGCTCCTGCGCTCCCTCAAGGAACGGCTGGGCCTGACGCTTCTGCTCATCTCTCACGACCTGTCCCTGGCCGCCGAACTCGCCGACCGGGTCGTCACCATGTACGCGGGCCGCATCGTCGAGGTGGGGCCGGTGGACGAAGTGTTCTACCGGCCATCCCATCCCTACACGCTGGCGCTGCTGGAGTCCGTGCCACGGCTGCGGGGTGAGTTGCACGAGCTGCGCGTCCTGCCGGGCGCGCCGCCAAGCCTGGTGGCTCCGCCGGCCGGATGCGCGTTTGCCGCTCGCTGTCCCATCGCACGGGACATCTGCTTCCGGAGCGTGCCGGAGCTGCGCGCCCTGTCCGGAGGGCGCATGAGCGCATGCCACTTCGCGGAGTCCCAGCTGGAAGCCGTCGCTGCCGGGGAGCGTGAACCCCTTGCCGGTGAGCGTTGA